The bacterium genomic sequence CCTCGTCGAAGTAGAGCAGGCCGAGGCCGAGCACGTTCTCGCCCGCCATCGGCAGCAGCGCGATCGCCTGGCTCAGGCTGGTGTCCAGCACCCAGTCGACGTGGCCGAGGTACAGATAGCGCGACTGGGCGAGCGCCGCGCCCGCCGGGTTGTACTCCAGGTTCGCGGCGCCCATGTCGACGGCCGTCACCGCGAAGCCGAGCGCGGCCGCGCGTGCGTCGAGGCCCACAGCGTGCACCACCGAATGGCTCGAGCCGACGTCGTCGTTCAACTCCGCGCCTTCGGCCTTGCGCTCGGACAGCCCGAGCAGGAAGAAGAAGAGCACGATGAAGAGCGCGAGAATGATCTTCTGACGGCGGTCGCTCATCGCCCCTCCTAGTGCACGACCATGATCTTGCGCCGCTCGACGCTCTCGCCCGCCGGCCGCGTGAAGCGCGCCACCGCGAGATAGACGCCGCTCGCCACGCGCCGCCCGGCCTCGTTGCTGAGGTCCCAGGTTACCGTGTGCATCTCCGAATCCGTGTAGATGCCCTCGCCGCGCAGGCGGCAGACCTGCTCGAGCGCCAGCGTGTAGATGTCGATCGCGACCTCCAGCCCGGGCTCGCTGCGGAAGCTGAACTGGCAGCTCGGGCTGCGGTCGGCGTAGACCGGATTCGGAATCACTTCGAGCGCGCCGCCGCCCGAGACGTTCACCGTCAGGTGGAGCTGCGCGAAGGGCACGCCGCCGGCGGCGCTCGCCGTGACGACGCCGCGGAAGGTGCCGGCGCTTGCGTTCTCGGGCAGGAGCACCGAGATCGTCACCAGGCTGTCCACCCCGTTGGCGAGCAAGTAGATGCGGTCGGGCTGGAAGCGCAGCCATTCGGCGGGCAGCCGCCGACCCGAGTCGCTGTAGAGGTCCGCCGCCTCGATGCGGATCGCCTCGATGTCCCCGCGACCGGGGCCGTCCGTCGGATCCGGATTCAGCAGGGCGCTCGTGTTGACGAGCTGCAGCGAGTCGCTGAGCAGGGTGCCGATCGTCACGTCGAGGGCGAGGCTGTCCGTGCTCCAATCCAGATCCTGCGCCGTGAAGGGCAGCAGCGGATCCTCGCCGCTGGCCACCTCGAGCCCGTCGCTGAGGCCGTCGCCGTCCGTGTCGAGCGCGAGCGGATCGACCTCGCCGCCGGCGCCCCAGTCGCTGAAGGCGTCCGTGGGGTCGTTGCCTTCGCGGCGGCCGTTCCGGTTGGCGTCCTCGAAGCCGTCGGCGAGGCCGTCGCCGTCCGTGTCGGCGAGCAGCGGGTCGGTCGTCGTCGTCGGATCGGCGTCGGCCGTGAAGTGGCCGGCCGCAGTGTCGCCGCCCTGCGGCGCCGTCAGGCCCAGCTCGAGGCCGTCGGCGAGGCCGTCCCCGTCGCTGTCGCGGCCGAGCAGATCGGTGCCGAGATCCCACTCGACGTCGTCGGTGACGCCGTCGTCGTCGCTGTCGTCGTCGTCGAGAAAGCTGCCGAGGATGGCCTCGAGCGCGTCGCCGAGGCCGTCGGCGTCCGTGTCGGGCAGCAGCGGGTGGCCGCCCAGCGGGGCTTCCTGGCCGTCGCCCAGGCCGTCGCCGTCGCTGTCCGGATCGAGCGCGTTGATCGCGCCGTCGCCATCGGTGTCGAGATTCCAGGAGGGCTCGTCGCCGTCGAGCAGGCCGTCGCCGTCACTGTCGGGATCGAGCGGTAGCAAGCCGGCGAGCAGTTCGACGCGGTCGTTCAGGCCGTCGCCGTCGGTGTCGGCAGCGGCGGGATTGGTGCCGCCCGCGACCTCGTCGCCGTCGGTGAGACCGTCGCCGTCCGAGTCGACCTGGAGCGGGTTCGTGCCCAGCTCGCCCTCGCGGCCGTCGGTGAGGCCGTCGCCGTCCGTGTCGGGATCGAGGGGATCGGTCTGATAGCCGTCCCAGCCGGCGCTGAGCTCCTCGCCGTCGCCGAGTCCGTCGCCGTCCGTGTCGCCGAGCCGGGGATCGGTGCCATAGATCTGGATCTCGCCCCAGTCGCTGACGCCGTCGGCGTCGGTGTCGCTCTGCAGCGGGTCCGTGCCGTAGGTGTAGAGCTCCGCGTAGTCCTCGATGCCGTCGCCGTCCGTGTCCTCGTCGGTGGGATTGGTGCCGTGCAGCAGCTCGGCGCCGTCGCTGAGGCCGTCGGTGTCGGTGTCTGCCGCGCGCGGATCGGTCTGGTAGCCGTCCTGGCCCGCCACGACTTCCTCGTAGTCGCTGAGGCCGTCGCTGTCGGTGTCGGGGCGCGTGGCATTGGTGCCGTAGCCGCCCTGCGCGAGCGGCCGCTCCTGGTAGTCGGTGAGCCCCTCGCCGTCCGTGTCCGCGCGCCAGGGATCGGTGATCAGGCCGTCGCTGCCGAAGGTGACCTCTTCGCCATCGTTGAGCCCCTCGGCGTCCGTGTCGTAGGCGGTCGGATTGGTGTGGTAGAGCTCCAGCTCCTCGAAATCGCTGAGGCCGTCGCCGTCCGTGTCGGCGAGGACCATGCTCGTGCCGAGCGCGATCTCCTCGCCGTCGCCGAGGCCGTCGGCGTCGCTGTCGGGGTCGAGGGCATTGATGAAGCCGTCGCCGTCGGTGTCGGCGCTCCAGGCCGTCTCGCTGCCGTCCTGCACGCCGTCGTCGTCGCTGTCGGCATCGAAGGGGTCGGTGCCGGCGGCGTTCTCGACGGCGTCTTCCAGGAGGTCGCCGTCGCTGTCGAGCTGGGCCGCGGCGAGGGCGGGCAGCGCGAGCAGGGCCAGCGCCAGCAGGGCGCGGACCAGCCAGCGGGCGAGGGCGGGGGCTCCGGTTGCGGTGCTTCTCATGCCGTGCTAGCTTCTCCTGATTCCGGCCGCCGCGCCGGACGCCTCCGCCCGCCGCGGCCAGCGTGGCCGCTCTGCCGGGTTTCGGCAGCTTCCCTCGGCGACTGAAGCGGGGAGAAGGGTCCCGTGGACTTCCCGAATCTCCTGATGGCCGCTCCGCTCCTCGACCGGCTTCAGGGACGCCGCCTGCAGCGCCTCACCTGGAACGGTCCCGTCGCGGCGCTGGTCTTCGAGGGTCCCCAGGTGCTCCTGCTCCACCTGCACCAGGGCGTGCAGGGGCTTCACCTGGACACGACGCTCCACGAGGAATTCGAGCATATCCGGTTCCAGGACCAGCGGCATGACTTCAGCTTCTTGCCGCCACACCTGGAGGGCGCCTGCTTCCTCGGCGGGGGCCCGATCCGGGGCCAGAGCCTCCTGCGCCTGGACTTCAGCACTGCAGGCAATTTCAAAGATTTCAACCATTTATGGCTGATGGTCGAGTTCTTCGGGGGCGGTCGCCTGCTGCTCTGCGACCCGGAGGGGCGGGTGATCCGGGCCAGCCGTAAGGGCGGGCCCGAGCACAAGCCCGGGGCCCACTACCCCCTGGCCGCGCTGCCCGTCGTCGGCCCCGGGCAAGAACTGCCGCTTGCCGAAGAGGGCTTCGCGGCCTGGCCGCCGGCCCTGCTCGAGCGCGTGCGCCAGGGCGGCGCGGCGCCCCTGGCGGAGGCGGAATGCCGGGGCCTGCGCGGCTTCAAGCCCGACTCGGTGCGCTACCTCGTCCTGAGCGAGGAGAGACCCGCGCGCGAAGAACCGGGCGCGCTCCTCGCCCGCCGCCTCGCCCGCTGGCTCGAGCGCGTGCGGCAGGGCCGCGAGCGCATCCACGTGCTGAGCTTCCCGGCAGGTGCCCGGCAGCCCTGCCGGCTCCTGCCTTTCGCCGTGCCCGGCCCCGCGAGCGCGGGCCTCGAGCAGGAGGCGCAGGACCTTTTCGCCTTCGCCGACTACCCGAGCGCGCTCAACTTCATGGGCCGCGGCTGCCTGGCCCGCCTGCAGATGACCGAGCTGGTCGGGGTTCTCCGCCAGGGGCTCGAGCAGCGCCTCGCGCGCAACCGCCGCCTGCTCGAGCGTCTGGAAGCCGACTGGGAGCGCGCCGCGGCCGCGGGCGACCTGCGCCAGCAAAACGACACTCTCGCGGCGCACTTGCACGAACTGCGCCGCGGCCTGGACGCGGTGGAGCTGGAGGACGTGCACGGCAGCGGCCGCCGCCTCAGGATTCCGCTCGACCCCGCGCGCAGCCCGCAGGACAACCTCGGCCGGCTCTACCAGCGCGCGGCCAAGGGCGAGCGCGGCCTGCAGACCGTGGAGCTGCGCCTGGAGGAAGTGCGTCGCCGCGTCGTCGAGGACGAGGAGATGCTCCGCGAGCGGCTGCCTACCCTCGCCCGTTGCCGCTGCCGCGATCTCGGCGAGATCGACGCCCTGCGCCAGGAGCTGCTGCGCCTGGGTCACGCCGCCTCGCTCTTCGACCTGCGCCGGCCTGGCCCCGGCGCGCGCCCCGAGCCCGCGGCGCGGGCCTTCCGGCGCTACGCGCTCGCCGGCGGCTGGGAGGTGCTGGTCGGCCGCAACAACCGGGAGAACGACGAGCTGACGCACCGCGAGGCCGAAGGCCGCGATCTCTGGTTCCACGCCTCGGGCGCGGCGGGCAGCCATGTCATCCTGCGCACGGGCGGGCACCACGGCGCGCCGCCCAAGGCCGTTCTCGAGGCGACGGCGGCCATCGCCGCCTTCCACAGCAAGGCGCGGCACAGCGGCACAGTGCCCGTGATCTACACGGAGAAACGCTACGTGCGCAAGCCGCGCAAGGGCGAGCCGGGCCTGGCGCTCTGCACGCGGGAGCGCACGCTCTTCGTGAGCCCCGGCCTGCCCGAGCCGGCCGCGGGGGCCTGAGGCCGCGGCGCGAGCGCTCGGGGCTGGACGGGCGCGCGGGATCCCCACTATCATCGGCGCCAGCGAAAGGACGGTGGCCATGGCGGCGACGAGCAGGACGGCGATGATCCTCGGCGGCAGCTTCCTGGTCAGCGAGCATCCGCTGGCGCAGGTCTTCACGCCCGAGGAGTTCAGCGCAGACGAGCGGATGATCGGCGAGCTGGTGGAGAAGTTCGTCCAGGGTTCGATCCTGCCGCGCATGGCAGAGCTGGAGTCGATGGCCGCAGGCGTCATGCCCGCCCTGCTCAAGGAGGCCGGCGCGCTCGGATTGCTCGCGCTCGACATCCCCGAGACCTACGGCGGCATGGCCTGCCCCAAGCGCGTCGGCATGCTGGTCGCCGAGAAGCTGGCGGCGAGCGGCTCCTTCCAGGTCGCGCACGGCGCGCACACGGGGATCGGCGCGCTGCCGATCGTCTACTTCGGCTCGCCCGCGCAGAAGGAGAAGTACCTGCCGCGCCTGGCGACGGGTGAGCTGCTCGCCGCCTACGCGCTCACCGAGTCGGGCAGCGGTTCGGACGCGATGAACGCGCGGACGAAAGCGGTGCTCAGCGCCGACGGCAGCCACTACATCCTCAACGGCGAGAAGATGTGGATCAGCAACGCGGGCTTCGCCGACGTCTTCGTCGTCTTCGCGCAGGTGCCCGCCGAGGCCCCGGGCGGGCGCGATCGCTTCTCGGCCTTCATCGTCGAGCAGGGCACGCCGGGTTTCCACACGGGGAACGAAGAGAAGAAGATGGGCATCAAGGGCTCCTCGACGCGCACGCTCGTCTTCGAGGATGCCCGCGTGCCGGCCGCCAACGTGCTCGGCCGCATCGGCCGCGCGGCGGCGATCGCGATCAACATCCTCAACGTCGGCCGCTTCAAGCTGGGCGCGGGCGCCATCGGCGGCGCCGAGCTGGCCCTGATCGAAGCGGTGCGCTACGGCAACGGCCGCCACCAGTTCGGCCGTCCGATCACCGAGTTCGGCCTCATCAAGCACAAGCTCGGCGAGATGGCCGCGCGCCTCTACGCCGCGCAGAGCATGGTCTACCGGACGGCGGGCTACATCGACCAGAACATCGCCGGGCTCGACAAGGCGGCGCCCGATTTCGACGCGCAGATGATCGAGTTCGGCATTCGCGAGTACATGACCGAGTGCTCGATGGTGAAGGTCTACGGCTCAGAGGTGCTCGACTACTGCACCGACGAGTGCGTGCAGAT encodes the following:
- a CDS encoding acyl-CoA dehydrogenase; protein product: MAATSRTAMILGGSFLVSEHPLAQVFTPEEFSADERMIGELVEKFVQGSILPRMAELESMAAGVMPALLKEAGALGLLALDIPETYGGMACPKRVGMLVAEKLAASGSFQVAHGAHTGIGALPIVYFGSPAQKEKYLPRLATGELLAAYALTESGSGSDAMNARTKAVLSADGSHYILNGEKMWISNAGFADVFVVFAQVPAEAPGGRDRFSAFIVEQGTPGFHTGNEEKKMGIKGSSTRTLVFEDARVPAANVLGRIGRAAAIAINILNVGRFKLGAGAIGGAELALIEAVRYGNGRHQFGRPITEFGLIKHKLGEMAARLYAAQSMVYRTAGYIDQNIAGLDKAAPDFDAQMIEFGIREYMTECSMVKVYGSEVLDYCTDECVQIHGGYGFSQEYPAERYYRDARINRIFEGTNEINRLIIAGDMLKRAAKHQLPIYEHARAIAAELASGAPAAAPAAGELEPERQAVAQAKRATLLALGAVAEVLGEHIKDPMEHEEVLAFLSDMVTETYAIESSLLRTRKIEAQGNAAATAFAADLTRLACGGGLARIAASGEEALAAVYAGEALAARLALHRRAVAHTPIDAVALRRRVADVLIAPERWPLAGGAGKFAVGV
- a CDS encoding DUF814 domain-containing protein — protein: MDFPNLLMAAPLLDRLQGRRLQRLTWNGPVAALVFEGPQVLLLHLHQGVQGLHLDTTLHEEFEHIRFQDQRHDFSFLPPHLEGACFLGGGPIRGQSLLRLDFSTAGNFKDFNHLWLMVEFFGGGRLLLCDPEGRVIRASRKGGPEHKPGAHYPLAALPVVGPGQELPLAEEGFAAWPPALLERVRQGGAAPLAEAECRGLRGFKPDSVRYLVLSEERPAREEPGALLARRLARWLERVRQGRERIHVLSFPAGARQPCRLLPFAVPGPASAGLEQEAQDLFAFADYPSALNFMGRGCLARLQMTELVGVLRQGLEQRLARNRRLLERLEADWERAAAAGDLRQQNDTLAAHLHELRRGLDAVELEDVHGSGRRLRIPLDPARSPQDNLGRLYQRAAKGERGLQTVELRLEEVRRRVVEDEEMLRERLPTLARCRCRDLGEIDALRQELLRLGHAASLFDLRRPGPGARPEPAARAFRRYALAGGWEVLVGRNNRENDELTHREAEGRDLWFHASGAAGSHVILRTGGHHGAPPKAVLEATAAIAAFHSKARHSGTVPVIYTEKRYVRKPRKGEPGLALCTRERTLFVSPGLPEPAAGA